AAAACATACGAAAAATTACTTCCCGAGTTCATCCCAATATTGGCAAAGCACCCGCAGTCCTTTCTCGTAGTTCTCCAAATGAAAATGTTCGTTAGGCGCATTCACATTCCCGTCGGGAAGACCGAACCCCATCATCACGACAGGCGCATTCATCAATCTGGCGCACACCTCGACGGTCGGAATGCTTCCGCCGGTTCTTTTGTAAACCGTAGGCACCCCAT
The DNA window shown above is from Ferviditalea candida and carries:
- a CDS encoding M20/M25/M40 family metallo-hydrolase, which gives rise to MYRIQAHLQSGRQVHPYIAAAAKAYESVYGVPTVYKRTGGSIPTVEVCARLMNAPVVMMGFGLPDGNVNAPNEHFHLENYEKGLRVLCQYWDELGK